A genome region from Natronobeatus ordinarius includes the following:
- a CDS encoding DUF5822 domain-containing protein, with translation MPERVETTDPEGVDYGWVMQVTFVTTILVGAPLVALASMTVDLSTWTERATFAIQVGAPVWFLTAIAVFAYAKYAQAQDHD, from the coding sequence GTGCCAGAACGCGTCGAGACGACCGATCCGGAGGGGGTCGACTACGGCTGGGTGATGCAGGTGACGTTCGTCACGACGATCCTCGTCGGCGCGCCCCTGGTCGCTCTCGCGTCGATGACCGTCGACCTCTCGACGTGGACCGAACGAGCCACGTTCGCGATCCAGGTCGGTGCCCCCGTCTGGTTCCTGACGGCGATCGCCGTCTTCGCCTACGCGAAGTACGCCCAGGCCCAGGATCATGACTGA
- a CDS encoding NAD(P)-dependent alcohol dehydrogenase has translation MHAARLHEYTDDMSDALSIDEVDRPSAERSDDVIVEVSGAGWCQTDNHIIEGMWTEYAPQELPMTLGHENAGIVTEVGEEVTLVSEGDPVICHPVQTCGICRPCRLGEDMYCENSDFNGLTTDGGFAEYLKTNERAVIPLPDGVDPTEIAPHADAGITAYHAAKRAVRELNPGDMAVVIGIGGLGHIGLQCLQAMSAADVVAVDVKDEALELADQLDADHTVNSSDEDLPSVVADLTDGEGAQQVLDFVGRDETTAYAPEIVAAGGDHHVIGYGGHIHEPCQALVNGEFSFKGTLVGRYAELQELVALVDRDLVELHTDRYELAEINTVAERLEHGEIEGRAVVTPP, from the coding sequence ATGCACGCCGCGAGACTCCACGAGTACACCGACGACATGAGCGACGCCCTCTCGATCGACGAGGTAGACCGGCCGTCGGCCGAGCGGTCGGACGACGTGATCGTCGAAGTGTCCGGTGCCGGCTGGTGCCAGACGGACAACCACATCATCGAGGGAATGTGGACCGAGTACGCCCCCCAGGAGCTGCCGATGACGCTCGGCCACGAAAACGCCGGGATCGTCACTGAGGTGGGCGAGGAAGTGACGCTCGTCTCCGAGGGCGACCCGGTCATCTGCCATCCCGTCCAGACCTGCGGCATCTGCCGCCCCTGCCGGCTCGGCGAGGACATGTACTGTGAGAACAGCGACTTCAACGGCCTCACGACCGACGGCGGCTTCGCCGAGTACCTGAAGACGAACGAGCGCGCCGTCATCCCGCTGCCCGACGGCGTCGACCCCACCGAGATCGCCCCCCACGCTGACGCCGGGATCACCGCGTACCACGCCGCCAAACGAGCCGTCCGCGAGCTGAACCCCGGCGACATGGCCGTCGTCATCGGGATCGGCGGCCTGGGCCACATCGGGCTCCAGTGCCTCCAAGCGATGAGCGCCGCCGACGTCGTTGCCGTCGACGTCAAGGACGAGGCGCTCGAGCTCGCCGACCAACTCGACGCCGACCACACGGTCAACTCGAGTGATGAGGATCTCCCCTCGGTCGTCGCAGACCTCACCGACGGCGAAGGGGCCCAGCAGGTGCTCGACTTCGTGGGCCGCGACGAGACGACCGCCTACGCCCCCGAGATCGTTGCCGCCGGCGGTGACCACCACGTGATCGGCTACGGCGGCCACATCCACGAACCCTGCCAGGCGCTGGTCAACGGCGAGTTCTCGTTCAAGGGGACGCTCGTGGGCCGCTACGCCGAGTTACAGGAACTCGTCGCCCTCGTCGACCGCGACCTCGTCGAGCTACACACCGACCGCTACGAGTTAGCCGAGATCAACACGGTGGCCGAGCGACTCGAGCACGGGGAGATCGAGGGTCGGGCGGTGGTCACGCCTCCCTGA
- a CDS encoding amidohydrolase family protein, translated as MYHQDGEDVFVIDGHVHLWDASEENITHQGGEEFIQCFYDYHTTFTPEERQWDLDEEYRQYGAERMVTDLFENAAVDMAIFQPTYLTDFYDEGFNTTEQNAELALEYPERFVLNGSFDPRDGEPGLEYLEELHETYDLKGVKVYTAEWRGESKGWRLDDEEAFEFLEKCVELGIENIHPHKGPTIRPLNRDAFDVKDVDDAASSFPDLNFVVEHVGLPRLDDFCWIAGQEPNVYGGLAVAAPFAQNRPGKFSEIMSELLWWLGEDRLLFGSDYALWNPDWLVETVMEAELTPEHRAEYGVEWDIETKQKVMGENAAELYDIDLEERKRQFREDEITEAFGLEDHYAGEPAAADD; from the coding sequence ATGTACCACCAGGACGGCGAGGACGTGTTCGTCATCGACGGTCACGTCCACCTCTGGGACGCGAGCGAGGAGAACATCACACACCAGGGTGGCGAGGAGTTCATCCAGTGTTTCTATGACTACCACACGACGTTCACGCCGGAAGAACGCCAGTGGGACCTCGACGAGGAGTATCGCCAGTACGGCGCCGAGCGGATGGTCACCGACCTGTTCGAGAACGCCGCCGTCGACATGGCGATCTTTCAGCCGACGTACCTCACCGACTTCTACGACGAGGGGTTCAACACCACCGAGCAGAACGCCGAACTCGCACTCGAGTACCCCGAACGGTTCGTGCTCAACGGCAGCTTCGACCCGCGAGATGGTGAGCCAGGCCTCGAGTACCTCGAGGAACTCCACGAGACGTACGACCTCAAGGGCGTGAAAGTGTACACCGCCGAGTGGCGCGGCGAGTCGAAGGGGTGGCGACTCGACGACGAGGAGGCGTTCGAGTTCTTAGAGAAGTGCGTCGAACTCGGAATCGAGAATATCCACCCCCACAAAGGGCCGACGATCCGGCCGCTAAACCGTGACGCCTTCGACGTGAAAGACGTCGACGACGCCGCCTCGTCGTTTCCCGACCTGAACTTCGTCGTCGAACACGTCGGCCTGCCCCGACTCGACGACTTCTGCTGGATCGCCGGCCAGGAGCCGAACGTCTACGGCGGGCTCGCGGTCGCCGCGCCGTTCGCCCAGAACCGCCCGGGCAAGTTCTCGGAGATCATGTCCGAACTGCTGTGGTGGCTCGGCGAGGACCGTCTGCTCTTCGGTTCGGACTACGCGCTCTGGAACCCCGACTGGCTCGTCGAGACCGTCATGGAGGCCGAACTCACCCCAGAACACCGCGCGGAGTACGGCGTCGAGTGGGACATAGAGACGAAACAGAAGGTGATGGGCGAGAACGCCGCCGAGCTGTACGACATCGACCTCGAGGAGAGGAAACGACAGTTCCGCGAGGACGAGATTACCGAGGCGTTCGGCCTCGAGGACCACTACGCGGGCGAACCCGCGGCGGCCGACGACTGA
- a CDS encoding iron-sulfur cluster assembly protein, with product MAGERPRRPTPAEPRRADVLEALEPVTDPELDRSIVDLEYVDSVEIGDDGSHVAVRITLPTAWCSPAFAWMMAVDARDAIEALPAVETATITLGEHMHEAEINRGVNDGLRFGEAFPDADGDVAGVRAELDEKARVARQYDAVEALLEAGFAPDQIVALRKRDLEEGGDEVVVYLHERAVGVFVPADPLERYLEKACETGVVSGPDDVLFRTPEGEPIAPDEFDLVHRRGRLARVNMSTQGGVCAGLHEARQQRLEESTDD from the coding sequence ATGGCGGGGGAACGACCCCGGCGACCGACGCCGGCGGAGCCGCGGCGAGCGGACGTGCTCGAGGCCCTCGAGCCCGTGACGGACCCGGAACTCGACCGTTCGATCGTCGACCTCGAGTACGTCGATTCAGTCGAGATCGGCGACGACGGGTCACACGTCGCCGTCCGAATCACCCTCCCGACGGCGTGGTGTTCGCCGGCGTTCGCCTGGATGATGGCCGTCGACGCCCGCGACGCGATCGAGGCGCTGCCGGCGGTCGAGACGGCGACGATCACCCTCGGTGAGCACATGCACGAGGCGGAGATCAACCGCGGCGTGAACGACGGGCTGCGCTTCGGCGAGGCGTTCCCCGACGCCGACGGCGACGTCGCGGGCGTCCGCGCCGAACTCGACGAGAAAGCGCGCGTCGCCCGACAGTACGACGCCGTCGAGGCCCTGCTCGAGGCCGGCTTTGCGCCGGACCAGATCGTGGCGCTTCGTAAGCGCGATCTCGAGGAGGGAGGAGACGAAGTCGTCGTCTACCTGCACGAGCGGGCCGTCGGGGTGTTCGTCCCGGCCGACCCGCTCGAGCGCTACCTCGAGAAGGCCTGCGAGACCGGCGTCGTGTCCGGCCCGGACGACGTGCTGTTCCGGACGCCGGAAGGCGAGCCGATCGCTCCTGACGAGTTCGACCTCGTCCACCGGCGCGGTCGGCTGGCCCGGGTCAACATGTCGACCCAGGGTGGCGTCTGTGCCGGCCTTCACGAAGCCCGGCAGCAGCGACTCGAGGAGTCGACCGACGACTGA
- a CDS encoding HAD family hydrolase, protein MTEYDAIVYDLDGTLVHLAVDWAAATDDVRDVYESANLEPPGKTLWELLEAAEGTDFHTDVERVIAAHEREGARTSRRLAHADELLTREVPVGVCSLNCEAACRIALEEHGLLEAVEVVVGRDTVTNRKPHPEPLLEAVHGLGVEPERTLFVGDSARDKATADRAGTKFEYVGDGPSGH, encoded by the coding sequence GTGACGGAGTACGACGCAATCGTCTACGACCTCGACGGCACCCTCGTCCACCTCGCCGTCGACTGGGCGGCGGCCACCGACGACGTCCGCGACGTGTACGAGTCGGCGAACCTCGAGCCACCCGGCAAAACCCTCTGGGAGCTCCTCGAGGCCGCCGAGGGCACCGATTTCCACACGGACGTCGAGAGGGTCATCGCCGCCCACGAACGTGAGGGCGCCCGGACCTCGAGGCGGCTCGCCCACGCCGACGAGTTGCTCACCCGCGAGGTCCCCGTCGGCGTCTGTTCGCTCAACTGCGAGGCGGCGTGTCGGATCGCCCTCGAGGAACACGGCCTGCTCGAGGCCGTCGAGGTCGTCGTCGGCCGGGACACGGTGACGAACCGAAAACCCCACCCCGAGCCGCTGCTCGAGGCCGTTCACGGACTCGGGGTCGAACCCGAACGGACGCTGTTCGTCGGCGATTCGGCGCGCGATAAGGCGACGGCCGACCGGGCCGGCACGAAGTTCGAGTACGTCGGGGACGGCCCGTCGGGACACTGA
- a CDS encoding dihydrodipicolinate synthase family protein, whose translation MSLHEPGAVDPLSLAGVVPPTITAFDDEESLDLERTAAHARFVVDRGVHGVFPLGTNGEFALLTDAERDRVVEAVVDEVGGEVPVIAGVGAPSTRQTVAHAEHAESVGADGVVVVTPYYFPLDGRGAVEHYQRVAEAVSVPIYVYHIPGRTGNRLSLETLEELAAIDGVAGVKDSSKDVPWLVQAMDACPDLTYLAGSDSLLFAGLEVGCAGMVSAVANVFPELVVELYEAYDEGDEAQAHDLQRQVFAVRRAFKSGGGYMAGVKSTLPMRGFDAGPLRSPLRLLDDEEADALSEQLAAIEGVGEHLSLEK comes from the coding sequence ATGTCACTGCACGAACCGGGAGCGGTCGATCCGCTCTCGCTCGCCGGCGTCGTGCCGCCGACGATCACGGCCTTCGACGACGAGGAGTCGCTCGACCTCGAGCGGACGGCCGCCCACGCCAGGTTCGTCGTCGACCGCGGCGTCCACGGCGTCTTCCCCCTCGGGACGAACGGCGAGTTCGCGCTCCTCACGGACGCCGAACGCGACCGCGTCGTCGAGGCCGTCGTCGACGAGGTCGGCGGCGAGGTGCCCGTCATCGCGGGCGTCGGCGCACCCAGCACGCGCCAGACGGTCGCCCACGCCGAGCACGCCGAATCAGTCGGTGCCGATGGGGTCGTCGTCGTCACGCCGTACTACTTTCCCCTCGATGGACGGGGCGCGGTCGAACACTACCAGCGAGTGGCCGAGGCCGTCTCCGTACCGATCTACGTCTATCACATCCCCGGCCGGACGGGCAATCGGCTGTCGCTCGAGACCCTCGAGGAACTCGCCGCGATCGACGGCGTCGCCGGGGTGAAAGACTCGAGCAAGGACGTCCCCTGGCTCGTCCAGGCGATGGACGCCTGTCCCGACCTCACCTACCTCGCCGGCTCGGACTCGCTGCTCTTTGCGGGCCTCGAAGTCGGCTGTGCGGGGATGGTCAGCGCCGTCGCCAACGTCTTCCCCGAACTCGTCGTCGAGCTGTACGAGGCCTACGACGAAGGCGACGAGGCGCAGGCTCACGATCTCCAGCGGCAGGTGTTCGCCGTCCGGCGCGCGTTCAAGTCCGGCGGCGGCTACATGGCGGGCGTCAAGAGCACCCTCCCCATGCGGGGGTTCGACGCCGGGCCGTTGCGGAGCCCGCTCCGGCTGCTGGACGACGAGGAGGCCGACGCGCTGTCCGAGCAACTGGCCGCGATCGAGGGCGTGGGGGAGCACCTCTCCCTCGAGAAATAA
- a CDS encoding HAD family hydrolase, producing the protein MERYDLVYRLYDEFDTRTLREYQEFVDVFPAVDSRVALEHWQAASEELERRKDEIRDEFAAGETLAEVAARVSREGAFTALDLEAKYGRPVNVLVLDVDETLRSAGRTDNEIPRDTLHVLTEFHEAGVPIVICTGQTLENVKGFAIQGLGSEIVHSGELSIVYEAGTGVFTPGHGADTKQLLYEELEAEIRDVFDDVRARVLPDAPAELRRGCHLQGNEFNVTMKPNFETGSSQAREIIDRALVYLLDLLATAASDAAETVLEEAPAWTRAFYAAGDTEIRAVLEREGEYPDVSVDDVPTALASILERIDVAYYEADAAEISSLELNKVTGVERALDVLGVDDPFALVMGDSKSDLRVMRWVAEHDCGLSAAPDHASRETLEHVLETDELVFDRGKSVDVLRTVYALNRFARLG; encoded by the coding sequence ATGGAGCGATACGACCTCGTCTACCGACTCTACGACGAGTTCGACACCCGGACGTTACGGGAGTACCAGGAGTTCGTCGACGTCTTTCCGGCGGTCGACTCGCGAGTCGCCCTCGAGCACTGGCAGGCCGCGAGCGAGGAACTCGAGCGACGCAAAGACGAGATCAGAGACGAGTTCGCGGCGGGCGAGACCCTCGCCGAGGTGGCCGCCCGCGTCTCCCGCGAGGGTGCGTTCACCGCGCTCGACCTCGAGGCGAAGTACGGGCGACCGGTGAACGTCCTCGTGCTCGACGTCGACGAGACGCTTCGCTCGGCAGGGCGGACGGACAACGAGATCCCCCGCGACACGCTGCACGTCCTCACCGAGTTCCACGAGGCTGGTGTGCCGATCGTCATCTGCACCGGCCAGACCTTAGAGAACGTCAAAGGCTTCGCTATCCAGGGGCTGGGGAGCGAGATCGTCCACTCGGGCGAGCTCTCGATCGTCTACGAGGCGGGCACCGGCGTGTTCACGCCAGGCCACGGCGCGGACACGAAGCAGCTGCTCTACGAAGAGCTCGAGGCGGAGATCCGCGACGTCTTCGACGACGTCCGCGCTCGCGTGCTGCCCGACGCCCCGGCGGAGCTCAGGCGCGGCTGTCACCTGCAGGGCAACGAGTTCAACGTCACGATGAAGCCGAACTTCGAGACGGGATCCTCGCAGGCGCGCGAAATCATCGACCGAGCACTCGTCTACCTGCTCGACTTGCTCGCAACGGCCGCCTCCGACGCCGCAGAGACCGTCCTCGAGGAAGCCCCGGCGTGGACGCGAGCGTTCTACGCCGCAGGCGACACCGAGATCCGGGCCGTCCTCGAGCGAGAAGGCGAGTACCCCGACGTCTCCGTCGACGACGTTCCCACGGCACTCGCGTCGATCTTAGAACGGATCGACGTGGCCTACTACGAGGCCGACGCCGCCGAGATCAGCAGCCTCGAGCTGAACAAAGTTACCGGCGTCGAGCGCGCCCTCGACGTCCTCGGCGTCGACGACCCGTTCGCGCTCGTGATGGGCGACTCGAAGAGCGACCTGCGCGTAATGCGGTGGGTCGCCGAGCACGACTGTGGGCTCTCCGCGGCCCCCGACCACGCCTCGCGGGAGACGCTCGAGCACGTCCTCGAGACCGACGAACTGGTGTTCGACCGCGGAAAGAGCGTCGACGTCTTGCGAACCGTGTACGCGCTCAACCGGTTCGCACGGCTGGGCTGA
- the gfcR gene encoding transcriptional regulator GfcR, protein MKNVDDLIESAAELADQGLSKGEIADELNVSRETASWLVERSDAATPRRDRQTDAGGPQDIHVDWSAIGRDSKRMGAIAEAMADMLTKHGEDVDLTVGIEKAGGPIATLVARELEADLATYIPSKHQWEEGDIEELHGTFSRNFADIRDRECYVVDDTITSGTTMREAIEAIRAEGGEPLACIVLADKQGVDELEGVPVYSLLRVISVGRDE, encoded by the coding sequence ATGAAAAACGTCGACGACCTGATCGAGAGCGCGGCCGAGCTCGCCGACCAGGGTCTCTCGAAGGGTGAGATCGCCGACGAGCTGAACGTCTCCCGGGAGACGGCGAGCTGGCTCGTCGAGCGGAGCGATGCGGCGACGCCGAGGCGGGATCGTCAGACCGACGCTGGTGGGCCACAGGACATTCACGTCGATTGGTCGGCGATCGGCCGTGACAGCAAGCGCATGGGGGCGATCGCCGAGGCGATGGCCGATATGCTGACGAAGCACGGTGAGGACGTCGACCTCACGGTGGGCATCGAGAAGGCCGGCGGCCCGATCGCCACCCTCGTCGCCCGCGAACTCGAGGCCGACCTCGCGACGTACATCCCCTCGAAACACCAGTGGGAGGAAGGCGACATCGAGGAGCTCCACGGCACCTTCTCGCGGAACTTCGCCGACATCCGAGACCGCGAGTGTTACGTCGTCGACGACACCATCACCAGCGGCACGACCATGCGAGAGGCCATCGAGGCGATCCGCGCCGAGGGTGGCGAGCCGTTGGCCTGCATCGTCCTCGCCGACAAACAGGGCGTCGACGAACTCGAGGGCGTCCCCGTCTACTCGTTGCTCCGGGTCATCAGCGTCGGCCGGGACGAGTAA
- a CDS encoding RDD family protein produces MDKHPAPQMGSEGTVVGKRLLAFIVDSIILGILSFAILLPSFFLGDIIGLLAMIVVGVGSLVYVFLLEGIYGYTPGKHVMGLVVVKSDGSQCTMGASIIRNLLLIVDNLPFAYIIGLALILITDRKQRVGDLVADTVVVSQR; encoded by the coding sequence ATGGATAAACATCCAGCCCCACAGATGGGGTCTGAAGGAACCGTCGTCGGAAAGCGATTGCTCGCGTTTATCGTCGATTCGATCATTCTAGGCATCCTCTCGTTTGCGATTCTCCTTCCCTCGTTTTTCCTCGGAGACATCATCGGGCTGTTGGCCATGATAGTCGTTGGCGTCGGCTCACTCGTATACGTCTTCTTACTCGAGGGGATCTACGGCTACACGCCCGGCAAGCACGTCATGGGGCTCGTCGTGGTCAAGTCCGACGGCTCGCAGTGTACGATGGGTGCGTCGATCATCCGGAACCTGCTGCTGATCGTCGACAACCTGCCGTTCGCGTACATTATCGGGCTCGCGCTGATCCTGATCACCGACCGGAAACAGCGCGTCGGTGACCTGGTCGCGGACACGGTCGTCGTCAGCCAGCGCTAA
- a CDS encoding bis(5'-nucleosyl)-tetraphosphatase has translation MAVEATSAGAILFRDTRGRREYLLLKSRPGDWEFPKGGVEGDEELQQTAIREIKEEAGIDQFRLLDGFRKDYSYVFEANGTTIHKTVHLFIAKSYEASAELSSEHRDLQWRDYEQAVNTVTQDGPREILEDAHEYLDELEEDGEI, from the coding sequence ATGGCAGTCGAAGCTACGAGCGCAGGCGCGATCCTCTTCCGCGACACGCGGGGCCGGCGCGAGTATCTTCTACTCAAGAGCCGCCCGGGCGACTGGGAGTTTCCGAAGGGCGGTGTCGAAGGAGACGAAGAACTACAGCAGACGGCTATCCGCGAAATAAAGGAAGAGGCAGGAATAGACCAGTTCAGACTACTCGACGGCTTTCGCAAAGACTACAGCTACGTCTTCGAGGCGAACGGCACGACGATCCACAAGACCGTTCACCTCTTCATCGCGAAATCCTACGAGGCGAGCGCTGAACTCTCGAGTGAACACCGCGACCTGCAGTGGCGCGACTACGAACAGGCAGTGAACACCGTGACCCAGGACGGTCCCCGCGAGATTCTCGAGGACGCCCACGAGTACCTCGACGAACTCGAGGAAGACGGCGAGATCTGA
- a CDS encoding uS10/mL48 family ribosomal protein: protein MTFVTRLTLQSGDRAALDGIVDDIKATAEKKGAALKGPHSHPPDRHRVPQHRRLHADDDRTFPAWEYTVFTRELEIHGYDDFARDVASRAFPSSVHVEAEIEQIHMQ from the coding sequence ATGACCTTCGTCACCCGCCTCACGCTCCAGAGCGGCGATCGAGCCGCCCTCGATGGAATCGTCGACGACATCAAAGCGACCGCCGAGAAGAAAGGCGCCGCGCTCAAAGGCCCACACTCCCACCCGCCGGACCGACACCGGGTCCCGCAGCATCGCCGCCTCCACGCCGACGACGACCGAACCTTCCCCGCCTGGGAGTATACGGTGTTCACCCGCGAACTCGAGATCCACGGGTACGACGACTTCGCGCGCGACGTCGCCTCGCGGGCGTTCCCGTCCTCGGTACACGTCGAAGCCGAGATCGAACAGATCCACATGCAGTGA
- a CDS encoding amidohydrolase, with the protein MNDDTLVSLRRDLHRKPEPAWREFYTTARIVEELVALDVDDLYVGRDAIAGEHRMGVPETAELEAWYERARAAGADEAVLENLEGGYTGAVAVLEQGDGPTVGLRVDIDGLPREESDDPEHVPAAEGFRSEHEGAMHACGHDAHATIGIGVLDAVRESDFTGTLKVFFQPAEEVVGGGKSMAKSEHLADVDYLLAVHVGLDHPTGEVVAGIDGFLAVSHLEATFSGESAHAGARPEEGRNAIQALATAVGNLYAIPRHADGVTRVNAGIVEGGAAANIVAEEARLVAEVRGETTELMRYMDEKARRVLESAAEMHDCDVDIETGAEAPSAESDEGLVSIVADVAGETDGIESVLERDVLGGSEDATFLMREVQENGGLACYVGVGTDHPGGHHTATFDVDEESIRHGVDTLAGAIERIGLERP; encoded by the coding sequence ATGAACGACGATACACTCGTCTCGCTCCGACGGGACCTCCACCGCAAGCCCGAACCCGCCTGGCGGGAGTTTTACACCACGGCACGGATCGTCGAGGAACTCGTTGCGCTCGACGTCGACGACCTGTACGTCGGTCGGGACGCGATCGCCGGCGAGCACCGAATGGGAGTCCCCGAGACGGCCGAACTCGAGGCGTGGTACGAGCGCGCCCGGGCCGCAGGTGCCGACGAGGCGGTCCTCGAGAACCTCGAGGGCGGCTACACGGGTGCCGTCGCGGTTCTCGAGCAGGGTGATGGGCCGACCGTCGGCCTCCGGGTCGACATCGACGGCCTGCCCCGCGAGGAGTCAGACGATCCCGAGCACGTCCCCGCCGCCGAGGGCTTTCGCTCCGAACACGAGGGGGCGATGCACGCCTGCGGGCACGACGCGCACGCGACGATCGGAATCGGCGTCCTCGACGCAGTGCGTGAAAGCGACTTTACTGGCACGCTGAAGGTCTTCTTTCAGCCCGCCGAGGAGGTCGTCGGCGGCGGGAAGTCGATGGCAAAGAGCGAGCACCTCGCGGACGTCGACTACCTGCTCGCAGTCCACGTCGGCCTCGACCACCCCACGGGCGAGGTCGTCGCGGGGATCGACGGCTTCCTCGCGGTGAGTCACCTCGAGGCGACCTTCTCCGGCGAATCCGCTCACGCGGGTGCCAGGCCCGAGGAGGGGCGAAACGCGATCCAGGCGCTCGCCACGGCAGTGGGCAACCTCTACGCCATCCCGCGACACGCAGACGGCGTCACCCGGGTCAACGCCGGGATCGTCGAGGGTGGCGCCGCGGCGAACATCGTCGCCGAGGAGGCCCGCCTCGTCGCCGAGGTCCGCGGCGAGACGACCGAGCTCATGCGGTACATGGACGAGAAGGCCCGCCGCGTCCTCGAGTCGGCCGCCGAGATGCACGACTGCGACGTCGACATCGAGACGGGTGCAGAGGCCCCGAGCGCCGAGAGCGACGAGGGGCTCGTCTCGATCGTCGCGGACGTGGCCGGCGAGACCGACGGGATCGAGTCGGTGCTCGAGCGCGACGTCCTCGGCGGGAGCGAGGACGCGACGTTCCTGATGCGTGAGGTGCAAGAGAACGGTGGGCTGGCCTGTTACGTCGGCGTCGGCACCGACCACCCCGGCGGCCACCACACCGCGACGTTCGACGTCGACGAGGAGAGCATCCGCCACGGCGTCGACACCCTCGCGGGTGCGATCGAACGGATCGGCCTCGAGCGTCCCTGA